One window of the Candidatus Jettenia sp. genome contains the following:
- a CDS encoding molybdopterin-dependent oxidoreductase — MKMINLIVDDKTITVPEGTNIFQASLDNGIYIPGLCYHPKLSQFGGCRLCMVEVTERRTAHRFACAHPVSEGMIVKVNTPKVVRYRRSVMEYLLAHHELSCPTCDKAGECSLQDITHELTLSPSRFNAVRMNAPVVRDNPILELNRNRCVLCGRCVSACKEIEGVGAIDFQKRGIKTYIGTAFDKPLDCSFCGGCLAVCPTGSWQDRTLEFRGRPWEFKKTQTICPYCAVGCTVVLNTKSGSVRRVTSDDHIGINEGNLCIKGRFGHEFIHSAERLKTPLIKKDGAFHPSSWDEALEYISKRFQQIINEHGGKAIGGIGSEKCTNEDNYLFQKFCRSVLRTNIVDNLSNLRSPSLNSLIYESVIRGIASTSLKEIEHANTLFFFGTDMTEAHPVAGTMARKAMRMNNANLIIANIRNISFSGTAKNDIRLTYSFGSQILFIHALIKIIFDEKLIDLKKAESSISNFHELHLAFDTFSVKEASQVTGISEEMMRTTARLLTKSGNCCIVCGRDVEEDPLNRDTIKALMNLCVLMNTSNPDTDHSKASLLFSRSHNNSQGVNDMGVVPEFFPGYSTTSDVSNRENIEKLWGVKFSDDIFMRESKNIFELARNGALKGLYIMGENPLVSYPNGKEVLEAFQKTGFTVVQDVFLTETAQLADVVLPTVTFAEKEGTFTNMGMTVQRLNKVIQPSGVDAKPDWQIICELAKKMGYSYSYVSPKDILSEIESVVPIYSGINYDRLKRKEFYWASSVSGSRNKSVKCLLNIVQPESLEIKQNKDFPFVLLTGVSLNHQGTFSRYSNALVSVSPECFAEMNRKDAQKMNIHDGDAVVIESSKNKITLKAKVADKSPEGIVFVSEDYEWIPINLVRTGVYTPVKIYKETGQI, encoded by the coding sequence ATGAAGATGATTAATCTTATTGTAGACGATAAAACAATTACTGTTCCTGAAGGTACTAATATATTTCAGGCATCGCTGGATAACGGTATTTATATCCCTGGCTTGTGCTATCATCCGAAACTTTCACAATTTGGTGGCTGCAGGCTCTGTATGGTAGAAGTTACCGAGAGAAGGACAGCGCATCGATTTGCGTGTGCCCATCCTGTTTCTGAAGGGATGATTGTAAAAGTAAATACGCCAAAAGTAGTTCGGTATCGAAGGTCAGTTATGGAGTATTTATTAGCCCATCATGAGCTTTCCTGTCCGACGTGCGATAAAGCAGGTGAATGTAGTCTGCAGGATATTACTCATGAGTTAACGCTATCTCCCAGCCGGTTTAATGCGGTAAGGATGAATGCCCCTGTCGTTCGTGATAATCCAATTTTAGAATTAAATCGAAATCGTTGTGTTTTGTGCGGGCGATGTGTGAGTGCCTGTAAAGAGATAGAAGGGGTCGGTGCTATTGATTTCCAAAAACGTGGCATCAAGACATATATCGGCACTGCTTTTGACAAGCCATTGGATTGTAGCTTTTGCGGTGGTTGTTTAGCGGTATGCCCAACGGGATCCTGGCAAGATAGAACGCTCGAATTCAGGGGAAGACCATGGGAATTCAAAAAGACTCAGACGATATGTCCTTACTGTGCGGTTGGATGTACGGTCGTTTTAAATACGAAAAGTGGAAGCGTGAGACGGGTAACATCGGACGATCACATAGGGATAAACGAAGGTAACCTTTGCATAAAAGGCAGGTTCGGCCATGAATTCATACACTCAGCAGAACGTTTAAAAACTCCTTTAATAAAGAAAGATGGTGCATTCCATCCGTCCTCCTGGGACGAGGCACTTGAATATATCTCAAAGAGATTCCAACAAATTATAAATGAACACGGAGGAAAGGCTATCGGAGGTATTGGTTCTGAAAAATGCACGAATGAGGATAATTATCTTTTCCAGAAATTCTGCAGGTCTGTATTAAGGACGAATATCGTAGATAATCTATCCAATTTAAGATCACCCTCCCTAAATAGTCTCATATATGAATCTGTTATTCGCGGAATTGCGTCAACATCATTGAAAGAGATAGAACATGCGAATACATTATTCTTTTTTGGCACAGATATGACAGAGGCTCATCCTGTGGCCGGAACTATGGCCAGAAAAGCTATGAGGATGAACAATGCCAATCTTATTATCGCTAATATACGAAATATTTCATTTAGTGGTACTGCTAAAAATGATATTCGTTTGACCTATTCCTTCGGTAGTCAAATACTATTCATTCATGCCCTGATTAAGATCATTTTTGATGAAAAACTTATTGATTTAAAAAAGGCAGAATCATCGATAAGCAATTTCCATGAATTACATTTGGCATTCGATACGTTCAGCGTAAAGGAAGCTTCTCAAGTAACCGGTATTTCTGAAGAGATGATGAGGACTACAGCGCGATTACTAACAAAATCGGGGAATTGTTGTATTGTCTGCGGGAGAGACGTGGAAGAAGATCCTTTGAATCGTGATACCATAAAAGCCTTGATGAACCTTTGTGTATTGATGAATACATCTAACCCGGATACGGATCACAGCAAGGCTTCACTTTTATTCTCGCGTTCCCATAATAACTCCCAGGGTGTAAATGATATGGGGGTAGTGCCGGAATTTTTCCCAGGATATAGTACTACCAGCGATGTGTCCAATAGAGAGAACATAGAGAAGCTATGGGGAGTAAAATTTTCCGACGATATCTTCATGAGAGAGTCTAAGAATATTTTTGAACTTGCGCGGAATGGTGCATTAAAAGGCCTCTATATCATGGGAGAAAATCCCCTGGTAAGTTATCCAAATGGTAAGGAAGTACTCGAAGCATTCCAAAAGACGGGTTTTACTGTTGTTCAGGATGTGTTTCTAACAGAAACTGCGCAATTGGCAGATGTCGTTCTTCCTACGGTTACCTTTGCTGAAAAGGAAGGCACGTTTACTAATATGGGGATGACGGTGCAGCGGCTGAATAAGGTCATACAGCCTTCCGGAGTGGATGCCAAACCAGATTGGCAAATCATTTGTGAACTTGCCAAAAAGATGGGGTATTCGTATTCATATGTATCTCCAAAAGATATTCTGAGTGAAATAGAAAGTGTGGTTCCTATCTATTCGGGTATTAATTACGATCGTTTGAAGAGAAAAGAATTTTATTGGGCATCTTCCGTATCTGGTAGTAGAAATAAATCAGTAAAATGCCTCTTAAACATTGTTCAGCCTGAATCTTTGGAGATAAAACAGAATAAAGATTTTCCTTTTGTGTTATTGACAGGTGTGAGTTTGAATCATCAAGGAACCTTCTCCAGGTACTCAAATGCCCTTGTATCGGTTTCTCCTGAATGTTTTGCAGAAATGAATAGAAAAGATGCCCAGAAAATGAATATTCATGATGGGGATGCGGTAGTTATTGAATCAAGCAAGAATAAGATAACACTCAAGGCAAAGGTTGCCGATAAATCGCCCGAAGGCATAGTTTTTGTCTCTGAGGATTACGAGTGGATACCGATCAATCTTGTGCGTACAGGAGTATATACTCCTGTCAAAATTTATAAAGAAACCGGACAGATATAA
- the nuoE gene encoding NADH-quinone oxidoreductase subunit NuoE gives MNTTNEKSIQGEAIDLSKVEKAVEKYKNVKGALIPILQMVQTEFGYLPAPAIDLISERLNISASEIVGVATFYAQFHLIPRGQHIIKVCCGTACHVKGAKKIAEKLSETLDVSLGMTTKDKVFTLEEVACLGACSLAPVMMVDENVHGKLASDTVANVIKEIKESGFSQ, from the coding sequence ATGAATACAACAAACGAAAAATCTATACAGGGAGAAGCAATAGATCTTTCGAAAGTCGAAAAGGCAGTAGAGAAATACAAGAACGTGAAAGGTGCTTTAATCCCGATTTTGCAAATGGTACAGACAGAATTTGGTTATTTACCTGCTCCTGCTATCGACCTTATCTCAGAAAGGTTGAATATCAGCGCAAGCGAAATAGTCGGAGTTGCTACCTTTTATGCCCAATTTCACCTGATACCACGTGGGCAGCATATCATAAAGGTTTGTTGTGGAACTGCCTGTCATGTGAAAGGGGCTAAAAAGATCGCAGAAAAACTTAGTGAAACATTGGATGTCTCGCTTGGTATGACTACGAAGGATAAGGTGTTTACTCTTGAAGAAGTGGCGTGTCTGGGGGCATGCTCATTAGCGCCTGTTATGATGGTAGACGAGAATGTTCATGGAAAGTTAGCCTCGGATACGGTTGCTAATGTTATAAAAGAAATAAAGGAATCAGGATTTTCTCAATAA
- the nuoD gene encoding NADH dehydrogenase (quinone) subunit D — translation MESSATTTHLMTINMGPQHPSTHGVLRLLLELDGEMIIKATPHIGFLHRGVEKLAEYRTYHQCIPLTDRLDYVAPFSNNLAYALAVEKLLGIDIPERAQHIRVLLCELTRIASHLLWLATHALDIGAMTVFFYCFREREAIYDIFEMVSGARLHLSYIRIGGVAKELPGGFLEKTRKFVAEFPSRLKEYETLLTDNPIWKKRTVGVGIISAEDAIDYGLSGPSLRGSGVNWDIRKTDPYSRYDKYHFAVPLGENGDVYDRYRVRIEEMRQSNSIVHQAINILPKGDIMASIPNVTLPPKEDVETKMEAMIHHFKLIIQGIRPPKGEVYASIEAPKGELGFYIISDGSSNPYRLKIRPPSFVNLEALPKMVEGRLLPDVVATIGSLDIVLGEIDR, via the coding sequence ATGGAAAGTTCTGCTACAACAACACATCTGATGACCATCAATATGGGTCCTCAACACCCCAGCACTCATGGTGTATTAAGATTATTGCTGGAGCTTGATGGTGAAATGATTATAAAAGCTACGCCTCATATTGGATTTCTTCACCGAGGTGTGGAGAAACTTGCTGAGTATCGAACTTATCATCAATGCATTCCTCTTACCGATAGGTTGGATTATGTAGCTCCTTTTTCAAATAATTTAGCGTATGCCCTTGCTGTTGAGAAATTGCTTGGTATTGATATTCCGGAAAGGGCTCAGCATATCCGTGTACTTCTCTGTGAACTTACCCGGATTGCTTCTCATCTCTTATGGCTGGCAACCCATGCGTTGGATATCGGTGCTATGACTGTATTCTTCTATTGCTTTAGGGAGCGTGAGGCAATCTACGATATCTTTGAAATGGTTTCAGGTGCCCGGCTTCATCTTTCATATATACGGATAGGAGGTGTAGCGAAGGAGCTACCTGGTGGATTTCTGGAAAAGACCCGAAAATTTGTTGCTGAATTTCCCTCTCGGCTTAAGGAGTATGAGACACTTCTTACCGATAATCCTATATGGAAAAAGCGCACAGTTGGTGTCGGTATTATTTCTGCTGAAGATGCTATCGATTATGGACTCAGTGGTCCAAGTTTAAGAGGATCGGGAGTTAACTGGGATATCAGAAAGACAGATCCCTATTCCCGCTATGATAAATATCATTTTGCGGTTCCTCTGGGTGAAAACGGAGATGTCTATGATCGGTATCGTGTACGCATCGAAGAGATGCGGCAGAGTAACAGCATCGTTCATCAGGCTATCAATATCCTTCCTAAGGGAGATATTATGGCGAGTATACCCAATGTTACCTTGCCTCCGAAAGAGGATGTAGAAACAAAGATGGAGGCCATGATTCATCATTTTAAATTAATCATTCAAGGTATCCGTCCTCCGAAGGGAGAGGTATATGCCAGTATTGAAGCCCCAAAAGGTGAGCTAGGTTTTTATATTATCAGTGATGGTTCCAGCAATCCTTATCGTCTAAAAATCCGTCCGCCGTCTTTCGTTAATCTTGAAGCGTTGCCGAAAATGGTGGAGGGCAGATTACTTCCGGATGTTGTTGCTACAATCGGAAGTTTAGATATTGTATTGGGAGAAATCGATCGCTGA
- a CDS encoding NADH-quinone oxidoreductase subunit C, with amino-acid sequence MDTEFIATAIKSNFPQAIIDSSTFRNELTLTIKKEFIVQVARFLKEDKELHFNFLSDLCGVDRVETDGIFEVVYHLYSIDKNHRVRLKVPIPSNELSIPTVTNVWKTANWHERETYDMFGIKFTGHPDLRKILTPEDFEGYPLRKDYPIDGRQPPALYDTYRKGKE; translated from the coding sequence ATGGATACTGAGTTTATAGCTACAGCGATAAAATCGAATTTTCCCCAGGCGATTATAGATTCAAGCACATTTCGTAATGAGTTAACCCTTACTATAAAAAAGGAATTTATTGTCCAGGTCGCAAGGTTTCTTAAAGAAGATAAAGAACTTCATTTTAATTTTTTATCGGATTTGTGCGGTGTTGACCGAGTTGAGACAGACGGTATTTTTGAGGTAGTTTACCATCTCTATTCGATAGATAAAAATCATCGTGTACGTCTCAAAGTGCCAATTCCATCAAATGAACTGTCCATACCAACGGTAACAAATGTCTGGAAGACGGCCAATTGGCATGAGCGAGAAACGTACGATATGTTTGGGATTAAATTTACCGGTCACCCTGACCTGAGAAAGATCCTTACGCCCGAAGATTTTGAGGGATATCCCTTAAGAAAGGATTACCCCATCGATGGGAGGCAGCCCCCCGCACTCTATGATACCTACCGAAAGGGTAAAGAGTGA
- a CDS encoding NADH-quinone oxidoreductase subunit B, whose protein sequence is MGIEGQLGDNILTTTLSTMINWARKSSLWPMPFGLACCALEMMAAVAPRYDLARFGAEVFRFSPRQSDLMIVAGTLTYKMASVARKIYDQMPEPKWVIAMGACAVSGGVYNTYSVVQGVDQILPVDVYLPGCPPRPEALIHAIMEIQKKIEKESL, encoded by the coding sequence ATGGGAATAGAAGGCCAGCTGGGCGATAACATCCTAACTACCACTTTAAGTACGATGATAAACTGGGCTCGTAAATCCTCTCTTTGGCCTATGCCTTTTGGATTAGCTTGTTGTGCCTTAGAAATGATGGCGGCAGTTGCGCCTCGTTATGATCTTGCGCGGTTTGGGGCGGAGGTATTTAGATTTTCACCAAGGCAATCAGATTTGATGATTGTTGCAGGGACGCTTACGTACAAGATGGCATCTGTAGCAAGAAAGATTTATGATCAGATGCCAGAACCTAAATGGGTTATTGCTATGGGTGCCTGTGCAGTATCGGGAGGTGTATATAATACTTACAGTGTTGTACAAGGCGTAGATCAGATTCTACCTGTGGATGTGTATCTTCCGGGATGTCCACCAAGACCAGAAGCATTAATCCATGCCATTATGGAAATACAAAAAAAGATCGAGAAAGAATCGTTATGA
- the ndhC gene encoding NADH-quinone oxidoreductase subunit A, producing MVEYLPILILFIIALGFAITNVMLSAIFGTQKPTAEKLTPYECGIDPVGSARERFSVKFYLIAMIFVIFDIEVVFLYPWAVAFQSLKLFGFIEMVIFIGILFICYLYIWKRGGLEWE from the coding sequence ATGGTAGAGTACTTACCTATACTGATATTATTTATAATAGCTTTAGGTTTTGCCATTACGAATGTAATGCTTTCTGCTATTTTTGGGACGCAGAAACCTACTGCAGAAAAACTCACACCGTATGAGTGTGGTATTGATCCGGTAGGATCCGCTCGCGAGCGTTTTTCTGTAAAATTTTATCTTATTGCAATGATATTTGTTATTTTTGATATTGAAGTTGTTTTTCTCTATCCATGGGCAGTAGCGTTTCAGTCATTGAAGCTGTTTGGATTTATTGAAATGGTAATCTTTATAGGTATTTTATTTATCTGTTATCTTTATATATGGAAAAGAGGTGGGTTGGAATGGGAATAG
- the xerD gene encoding site-specific tyrosine recombinase XerD, translating to MQELVDSFINYIMVECGLSRNTILSYRHDLQIFTTFLLSKKIPNFHSVRPDTITSFIISEKQRGLSINSITRTVVSIRMLYKFLFSEGKLQKNPLSSIESPKLWKRLPEVIPVHKVDELLLVPDVKTKLGIRNKAILELLYATGARVSEVSAIQMDWINLEYGYVKCRGKGSKERIVPLGTKAIRAIENYLIIARPKIKNSQNSAYLFLSKAGKQLRRENIWVIVKNCAYRAGIRDHISPHKLRHSFATHMLENGADLRSVQEMLGHVNISTTQIYTHVSKQYLKSIHRQFHPRA from the coding sequence TTGCAAGAGCTTGTTGACTCTTTTATAAATTATATTATGGTCGAATGTGGTTTATCCAGGAATACCATTCTCAGTTACAGACATGACCTGCAAATATTTACCACCTTTCTGCTTTCTAAAAAAATACCGAATTTTCACAGTGTTCGTCCCGATACGATTACCAGCTTCATTATCTCTGAAAAACAGCGTGGGCTTTCCATAAACTCTATAACTCGTACGGTTGTATCAATCCGTATGTTATACAAATTTTTATTTTCAGAAGGAAAGCTGCAAAAGAACCCTCTCAGTTCAATTGAATCGCCAAAGCTTTGGAAACGATTACCAGAGGTTATCCCTGTCCATAAAGTGGATGAGCTTCTTTTAGTCCCTGATGTAAAAACGAAGTTAGGGATTAGGAATAAAGCTATCCTTGAACTTTTGTATGCTACTGGCGCAAGAGTTTCTGAAGTATCTGCAATTCAGATGGATTGGATTAACCTTGAATATGGCTACGTTAAGTGTAGGGGAAAGGGCTCAAAGGAACGCATTGTTCCCCTTGGAACAAAGGCAATTAGGGCTATTGAGAATTATTTGATAATTGCTAGACCAAAAATAAAAAACAGTCAGAATAGCGCCTATCTTTTTCTTTCAAAAGCGGGGAAACAGCTTCGAAGAGAAAATATATGGGTTATTGTAAAAAACTGCGCATACAGAGCAGGTATCCGCGACCACATTTCTCCCCATAAATTAAGGCACTCATTTGCTACTCATATGTTGGAAAACGGTGCCGATCTGCGTTCAGTCCAGGAAATGCTGGGACATGTCAATATCTCTACCACACAGATTTATACCCACGTTAGTAAACAGTACCTCAAAAGTATTCACCGGCAATTTCACCCACGAGCATAA
- a CDS encoding AarF/UbiB family protein, translating into MQFGKIGQKIRDIRRFNQIIRILTKHGFGFAIQQLRLNDHIIGRGIIKTGVLRRFTEPQESRAVRLRKVLEELGPTFIKFGQILSVRPDLIPQDFCTELSKLQDRIPPFSYGEVRKQIWESFRSYPEELFSSFDSIPLAAASLGQAHRAQLKTGENVVVKVQRPDIRKMIETDIDILYNLAQLADRYMQDVRFFDPVSIVDEFSRIIMKEIDFRYEAHNIDRFCKNFKDSTTTYIPKVFWDYTKSRVLTTEEIKGVKLNHYLCGHRSCEEKKIVAANGANAILQQIFIDGFFHADPHPGNIFILPNNAIAFVDFGIVGRLDEETRYAIVNLLIAVSMKNIQGILKALEMLGSFVDEESARDFKHDINDLIEWYYDIPLKQIEISMVLPQAIDVMIRHKLKIPPQMHILVKTIATMDGIARQLDPEFNIIAYTRPFVERLVHERHDPKRILRDAVFYSSELLDILKVIPKDTYEIVKKIKKGTLKIEFEHQGLSKFIFEMDKSSNRVSFSMVVSALIIGSSLIIMSNRGPLMYGLPVLGILGFVFAGILGLALAVGIFRSGRL; encoded by the coding sequence ATGCAGTTTGGGAAAATAGGTCAAAAGATTCGCGATATTCGCCGTTTTAACCAAATCATAAGAATATTAACGAAGCACGGTTTTGGTTTTGCCATCCAACAGCTTCGTTTGAATGACCATATCATTGGAAGGGGTATTATCAAAACGGGTGTATTACGGCGTTTCACAGAGCCGCAAGAGTCTCGAGCCGTCCGACTGAGAAAGGTATTGGAAGAACTTGGTCCCACATTTATAAAATTTGGACAAATCCTTAGTGTCCGGCCCGATCTAATTCCACAAGACTTTTGTACGGAATTAAGTAAACTTCAGGACCGTATTCCTCCGTTCAGTTATGGAGAGGTCAGAAAGCAGATATGGGAATCCTTTCGAAGTTATCCTGAAGAATTATTCTCCTCATTCGACTCAATTCCCCTTGCAGCTGCCTCTTTGGGGCAAGCACACCGGGCACAACTCAAGACGGGTGAGAATGTAGTTGTAAAGGTGCAGCGACCAGATATCCGCAAAATGATTGAAACAGATATTGATATTCTCTATAACCTGGCTCAATTGGCAGATCGGTATATGCAAGATGTACGGTTTTTTGACCCCGTGAGCATTGTCGATGAGTTCTCAAGAATTATTATGAAGGAGATCGATTTTCGGTACGAGGCACACAATATTGACAGGTTTTGCAAAAATTTTAAAGATAGCACCACGACATATATTCCTAAAGTTTTTTGGGATTACACGAAATCCAGGGTGCTTACCACAGAAGAAATCAAAGGTGTTAAACTCAATCATTACTTGTGCGGCCATCGTTCGTGTGAAGAGAAAAAGATTGTTGCTGCAAATGGCGCTAATGCCATCCTTCAGCAGATATTTATCGATGGATTTTTTCATGCAGACCCTCATCCGGGAAATATCTTCATTCTTCCAAACAATGCTATTGCTTTTGTAGATTTTGGGATTGTCGGCAGGCTCGATGAAGAGACACGTTATGCTATTGTGAACCTCCTGATTGCTGTATCAATGAAAAATATACAGGGTATTTTGAAAGCATTGGAAATGCTAGGTTCTTTTGTCGATGAGGAATCTGCGCGAGATTTTAAACATGATATCAATGATCTTATAGAATGGTACTATGATATACCTTTAAAACAGATAGAAATTTCTATGGTGCTTCCACAAGCTATTGATGTGATGATACGCCATAAGCTCAAGATACCACCACAAATGCACATTCTTGTCAAGACTATTGCTACTATGGATGGTATTGCCAGGCAGTTGGACCCAGAATTTAATATCATTGCTTATACCAGACCATTTGTGGAAAGGCTGGTACATGAACGGCATGATCCAAAACGCATACTCAGAGATGCAGTATTTTATTCTTCGGAATTATTGGATATTCTCAAGGTGATTCCTAAAGATACTTATGAAATTGTAAAAAAGATAAAAAAGGGGACATTAAAAATTGAATTTGAGCATCAGGGACTCTCAAAGTTTATATTTGAGATGGATAAATCAAGTAATCGCGTCTCATTCAGCATGGTCGTTTCTGCTTTGATTATTGGCTCTTCACTTATTATTATGTCGAACAGGGGACCTTTGATGTACGGTCTTCCCGTGTTAGGCATTCTTGGGTTTGTTTTTGCCGGCATCCTTGGGTTGGCGTTGGCAGTAGGCATTTTTAGATCCGGGCGTTTATAA
- a CDS encoding phasin family protein yields the protein MKEEKIMISGIIKKAIDLAVGALFMTKENVEELIDDMVKNGEIKREEAKAQVNEIMKKILSSKKEIESRTEVIVEKVLHKLDIPTRQELQQMQKRLEEIIKKWESKI from the coding sequence ATGAAAGAGGAAAAAATCATGATATCAGGTATTATTAAGAAGGCAATAGACCTGGCTGTCGGGGCGCTTTTTATGACAAAAGAGAACGTTGAGGAACTTATCGATGATATGGTAAAAAATGGAGAGATCAAGAGGGAAGAGGCGAAGGCACAGGTGAATGAAATTATGAAAAAAATTCTATCGAGTAAAAAGGAAATTGAATCCAGGACTGAAGTCATCGTGGAGAAGGTACTTCATAAGCTGGATATTCCAACAAGGCAAGAACTTCAGCAAATGCAGAAAAGGCTCGAAGAAATTATAAAGAAATGGGAATCGAAAATCTAA
- a CDS encoding DUF2284 domain-containing protein → MHIQNSVTSEVQSADTPYQDSADVWNALMKKSLELGCEQAIIIPTKTIVIGRWVQLKCKYGCDEYGKKLTCPPHSPSYDDMKDILKEYYKALLLHGHISWQMRYIITEVEKAAFSMGFYKAFGLGAGPCKLCESCATSSACTHTAEARPSMEACGIDVYQTVRNHDLKIETLKNKADEVNIYGLVLLE, encoded by the coding sequence ATGCATATCCAGAATTCAGTCACGTCTGAAGTTCAAAGCGCTGATACACCTTATCAGGACTCTGCCGATGTGTGGAATGCCTTAATGAAAAAATCTTTAGAACTGGGTTGTGAACAGGCTATTATTATTCCTACGAAAACGATTGTTATTGGACGTTGGGTTCAATTAAAATGCAAATATGGATGTGATGAATATGGGAAAAAACTAACCTGCCCTCCTCACTCCCCATCGTATGATGATATGAAAGATATTCTTAAAGAATATTATAAGGCGTTGCTCTTGCATGGGCATATAAGCTGGCAAATGCGTTATATAATTACCGAAGTAGAAAAAGCAGCCTTTTCTATGGGATTCTATAAAGCTTTCGGCCTCGGCGCCGGTCCTTGTAAATTATGTGAAAGTTGTGCAACATCTTCGGCTTGTACTCATACAGCAGAAGCGCGGCCCTCTATGGAAGCATGTGGTATTGATGTGTATCAAACAGTAAGAAATCATGATTTAAAAATAGAAACGCTTAAGAACAAGGCCGATGAGGTTAATATATATGGCTTAGTACTTCTCGAGTAA
- the tadA gene encoding tRNA adenosine(34) deaminase TadA, which yields MEDITSKHEYFMRQALAEARKAVEKDEVPIGAVIVYENHIIARAHNQREMLNDPTAHAEMIAITQAAAYLQNWRLTGTTIYVTLEPCAMCAGALVQSRIDTLVYGTTDKKAGACASVINLVQEPRFNHRLNVLSNVLADECKHILQKFFLENCRTK from the coding sequence ATGGAAGATATTACAAGCAAACATGAATATTTTATGAGGCAGGCCCTTGCCGAGGCGAGAAAGGCTGTAGAAAAAGATGAAGTGCCAATCGGAGCTGTGATTGTTTATGAAAACCACATAATAGCTCGTGCACATAATCAGCGAGAAATGCTCAACGATCCTACTGCTCATGCGGAAATGATAGCAATAACTCAAGCTGCCGCATATTTACAAAACTGGCGTTTAACAGGAACAACCATCTATGTAACTTTGGAACCTTGTGCAATGTGCGCTGGCGCTTTAGTGCAATCGAGGATTGATACCCTTGTTTATGGAACTACAGATAAAAAGGCCGGGGCTTGTGCATCGGTTATCAATCTTGTTCAGGAACCGAGGTTTAACCATCGTTTGAATGTTCTGTCAAATGTCCTTGCCGATGAATGTAAACATATATTGCAAAAATTCTTTTTAGAAAACTGCCGTACGAAATAA